Proteins encoded in a region of the Blastococcus sp. Marseille-P5729 genome:
- a CDS encoding ROK family protein has product MSFTAAIDIGGTTLAAGLVRRDGRLHSRLEASAPTAADEVVAASLTLLERVIGEEPVDAIGIGSPGTIHPIEGTVVASDSKPEYDGARIGPAIGERFDLPYAVTNDVNAAGVGELAHGIAQGFSRVLVVSVGTGIGGALLINGRLEEGMHGTAGELAHLLAGTDGERPCGCGRSDHLEAVASGPAMVARSVARGGPQTLPEIAELAAGGDPLAAAVLTEGALWLGRAVAGLANVIDIDALILTGGVTQIGPLYTDQVAAAFTGEVMRPLRGVPVLVGALGSDAPLIGAATYVRARLGIG; this is encoded by the coding sequence ATGAGCTTCACCGCCGCCATCGACATCGGCGGGACGACGCTCGCCGCAGGCCTGGTACGCCGCGACGGGCGGCTGCACTCCCGCCTCGAGGCCTCGGCGCCGACCGCCGCTGATGAGGTCGTTGCTGCCTCGCTCACGCTGCTCGAGCGCGTGATCGGGGAGGAACCGGTCGATGCCATCGGCATCGGATCACCCGGCACCATCCACCCGATCGAGGGCACGGTCGTTGCCAGCGACAGCAAGCCCGAGTACGACGGCGCCCGGATCGGCCCAGCGATCGGCGAGCGCTTCGATCTGCCCTATGCCGTCACCAACGACGTCAACGCCGCCGGTGTCGGCGAGCTCGCCCACGGCATCGCCCAGGGCTTCTCGCGAGTGCTGGTGGTCAGCGTCGGCACCGGGATCGGCGGCGCCCTGTTGATAAACGGCCGGCTCGAAGAGGGGATGCACGGCACCGCCGGGGAGCTCGCGCACCTGCTCGCCGGTACGGACGGCGAGCGACCGTGCGGGTGCGGGCGCAGTGATCATCTGGAGGCGGTCGCCAGCGGCCCTGCGATGGTCGCTCGTTCGGTTGCGCGAGGGGGACCGCAGACACTGCCGGAGATCGCCGAGCTCGCTGCCGGCGGCGATCCGCTGGCGGCAGCGGTGCTCACCGAGGGTGCGCTGTGGCTGGGCCGGGCGGTCGCCGGTCTGGCCAACGTCATCGACATCGACGCGCTGATCCTGACCGGGGGAGTGACACAGATCGGCCCGCTCTACACCGACCAGGTGGCGGCGGCCTTCACCGGCGAGGTGATGCGTCCGCTTCGGGGCGTGCCGGTGCTGGTCGGTGCGCTCGGTTCCGACGCTCCGCTGATCGGCGCGGCGACCTATGTGCGAGCCCGGCTGGGCATCGGCTGA
- a CDS encoding glycosyltransferase 87 family protein: protein MDQLNTHDAPRTRSTTRPRARHATTHRFVVALAWLAALAVTYAVLREYNPFASRPRMSDLQVYVGSAQWVLDGGALYEFRVGGDGLPFTYPPFGVLPFLPFAAVPYTAMKVLALLWAGASVLAIAYLIPRYARIFTAPDGLLARIPASIATPLLCIALGLSGPVLVGTRLGQISLLLVALVSIDVLVVCRRWPSYGGLITGFVAAVKLTPLAVLPALWLAGRRRQAYNGAGLFAVLSAIGVAIFPSAMVDYVTSKAGDLPRFGQYKGVPNQGLGALLMRMGMEGAAQKVLYLALALLVLVLAWRRAAALLRAGDDFSALIIIGAAMVVASPISWTHHQVWLWMAMFVMISRRPGVQIAWMVFLGFIMTFGVRAHITGHLGLPDVAWIDWVFANLRAFAAIAIAAVVPVVLLRSEGTPAPPRAPAPTADDDRGLAVRR, encoded by the coding sequence GTGGACCAGCTGAACACGCACGACGCTCCGCGAACTCGATCGACCACGCGCCCCCGCGCCCGTCACGCCACCACTCACCGGTTCGTCGTCGCGCTCGCGTGGCTCGCTGCGCTCGCGGTCACCTACGCCGTCCTGCGCGAGTACAACCCGTTCGCCTCGAGACCGCGGATGAGCGATCTGCAGGTGTACGTCGGCAGCGCGCAATGGGTGCTCGACGGCGGCGCCCTGTACGAGTTCCGGGTGGGCGGCGACGGGCTTCCCTTCACCTATCCGCCCTTCGGCGTCCTGCCGTTCCTGCCGTTCGCCGCGGTTCCCTATACGGCGATGAAGGTCCTGGCGCTGCTCTGGGCGGGTGCCAGCGTCCTTGCGATCGCATACCTCATCCCGCGGTACGCGCGGATCTTCACCGCTCCCGATGGCCTGCTAGCCCGCATTCCCGCCAGCATCGCCACCCCGCTGCTGTGCATCGCGCTGGGGCTCAGCGGACCGGTGCTGGTCGGCACCCGGCTCGGTCAGATCAGCCTGCTGCTGGTGGCGTTGGTCAGCATCGACGTCCTGGTCGTCTGCCGGCGCTGGCCGTCGTACGGCGGGCTGATCACCGGCTTCGTCGCGGCCGTGAAGCTGACACCGCTGGCCGTGCTGCCGGCGCTGTGGCTGGCCGGACGGCGCCGCCAGGCCTACAACGGCGCAGGCCTGTTCGCGGTGCTGAGCGCGATCGGCGTCGCGATCTTCCCCAGCGCGATGGTCGACTACGTGACCAGCAAGGCCGGCGACCTCCCGCGTTTCGGGCAGTACAAGGGGGTGCCCAACCAAGGCCTCGGCGCGCTGCTGATGCGGATGGGCATGGAGGGGGCCGCACAGAAGGTGCTGTACCTGGCGCTCGCCCTCCTGGTGCTCGTGCTCGCATGGCGGCGGGCGGCGGCGCTGCTTCGCGCCGGGGACGACTTCAGCGCGCTGATCATCATCGGTGCCGCCATGGTCGTGGCGAGCCCGATCAGCTGGACCCATCACCAGGTGTGGCTGTGGATGGCGATGTTCGTGATGATCTCGCGCCGGCCCGGGGTGCAGATCGCCTGGATGGTCTTCCTCGGGTTCATCATGACCTTCGGGGTGCGCGCACACATCACCGGCCATCTCGGCCTTCCGGACGTGGCCTGGATCGACTGGGTATTCGCCAACCTGCGCGCCTTCGCGGCGATCGCGATCGCCGCGGTCGTGCCGGTCGTCCTGCTACGCAGCGAGGGCACTCCCGCCCCGCCGAGGGCGCCTGCGCCGACGGCGGACGACGACAGAGGGCTCGCCGTACGTCGGTAG
- the groL gene encoding chaperonin GroEL (60 kDa chaperone family; promotes refolding of misfolded polypeptides especially under stressful conditions; forms two stacked rings of heptamers to form a barrel-shaped 14mer; ends can be capped by GroES; misfolded proteins enter the barrel where they are refolded when GroES binds), whose protein sequence is MAKMIAFDEEARRGLERGMNSLADAVKVTLGPKGRNVVLDKKWGAPTITNDGVSIAKEIELEDPYEKIGAELVKEVAKKTDDVAGDGTTTATVLAQALVREGLRNVAAGANPMSLKKGIETAVASVTEQLHAQAKDVETKEEIAATAGISAADPAIGELIAEAMDKVGKEGVITVEESNTFGLELELTEGMRFDKGYISGYFVTDPERMEAVLDDPYILIVEGKISNVKDLLPLLEKVMQSGKPLAIIAEDVEGEALSTLVVNKIRGTFKSVAVKAPGFGDRRKAMLQDIAILTGGQVISETVGLSLETASLDLLGRARKVVVTKDETTVVEGAGDVEQINGRVAQIRAEIENSDSDYDREKLQERLAKLAGGVAVIKAGAATEVELKERKHRIEDAVRNAKAAVEEGVVAGGGVALINAGAKAFDGLKLEGDEATGAQIVKVAIEAPLKQIAVNAGHEGGVIVEKVKGLKAGEGLNAATGEYVDMLKSGIMEPVKVTRSALQNAASIAALFLTTEAVVADKPEKAAPAMPGGDMGDMGF, encoded by the coding sequence ATGGCGAAGATGATCGCATTTGACGAGGAGGCCCGCCGCGGCCTCGAGCGCGGCATGAACTCCCTTGCCGACGCCGTCAAGGTGACGCTCGGCCCGAAGGGTCGCAACGTCGTCCTCGACAAGAAGTGGGGCGCTCCGACCATCACCAACGATGGTGTGTCGATCGCCAAGGAGATCGAGCTCGAGGATCCGTACGAGAAGATCGGCGCCGAGCTCGTCAAGGAGGTCGCGAAGAAGACCGACGACGTCGCGGGTGACGGCACCACCACCGCCACCGTGCTGGCTCAGGCGCTCGTGCGTGAGGGCCTGCGCAACGTAGCCGCTGGCGCGAACCCGATGTCGCTGAAGAAGGGCATCGAGACCGCGGTCGCCTCGGTCACCGAGCAGCTGCACGCCCAGGCCAAGGACGTCGAGACCAAGGAAGAGATCGCCGCCACCGCGGGCATCTCGGCCGCGGACCCGGCCATCGGCGAGCTGATCGCCGAGGCGATGGACAAGGTCGGCAAGGAAGGCGTCATCACCGTCGAGGAGAGCAACACCTTCGGGCTCGAGCTCGAGCTCACCGAGGGCATGCGTTTCGACAAGGGTTACATCTCCGGCTACTTCGTCACCGACCCGGAGCGTATGGAGGCCGTCCTCGACGACCCGTACATCCTCATCGTCGAGGGCAAGATCTCGAACGTGAAGGACCTCCTGCCGCTGCTGGAGAAGGTCATGCAGTCGGGCAAGCCCCTGGCGATCATCGCCGAGGACGTCGAGGGCGAGGCGCTGTCGACCCTGGTCGTGAACAAGATCCGCGGCACGTTCAAGTCCGTCGCCGTCAAGGCCCCGGGCTTCGGTGACCGCCGCAAGGCCATGCTGCAGGACATCGCGATCCTGACCGGTGGCCAGGTCATCTCCGAGACCGTCGGCCTGTCGCTGGAGACCGCCTCGCTCGACCTGCTGGGCCGCGCCCGCAAGGTCGTCGTCACCAAGGACGAGACCACCGTCGTCGAGGGTGCCGGCGATGTCGAGCAGATCAACGGCCGGGTGGCCCAGATCCGCGCCGAGATCGAGAACTCCGACTCGGACTACGACCGCGAGAAGCTGCAGGAGCGCCTGGCCAAGCTGGCCGGTGGCGTCGCCGTCATCAAGGCCGGAGCCGCGACCGAGGTCGAGCTGAAGGAGCGCAAGCACCGCATCGAGGACGCCGTCCGCAACGCGAAGGCGGCCGTCGAGGAGGGTGTCGTCGCCGGTGGCGGCGTCGCGCTGATCAACGCCGGCGCGAAGGCCTTCGACGGGCTCAAGCTCGAGGGTGACGAGGCCACCGGTGCCCAGATCGTCAAGGTCGCCATCGAGGCTCCGCTGAAGCAGATCGCCGTCAACGCCGGTCACGAGGGCGGCGTCATCGTGGAGAAGGTCAAGGGCCTGAAGGCCGGCGAAGGCCTGAACGCCGCGACCGGCGAGTACGTCGACATGCTGAAGTCGGGCATCATGGAGCCGGTCAAGGTGACCCGCTCGGCCCTGCAGAACGCCGCGTCGATCGCTGCGCTGTTCCTCACCACCGAGGCCGTCGTCGCCGACAAGCCCGAGAAGGCCGCTCCGGCCATGCCGGGTGGCGACATGGGCGACATGGGCTTCTAA
- a CDS encoding metal-sensitive transcriptional regulator has product MQLRAEDLGGVVNRLKRAQGQIGGVIRMIEEGRECQDVVAQLAAVSKALDRAGFAVIAQGLRQCVEEGSDTVDVATMEKLFLSLA; this is encoded by the coding sequence ATGCAGCTTCGCGCGGAGGATCTAGGCGGGGTCGTCAACCGGCTCAAGCGCGCCCAGGGCCAGATCGGTGGGGTGATCCGGATGATCGAGGAAGGCCGCGAGTGCCAGGACGTCGTGGCCCAGCTCGCCGCGGTATCGAAGGCGCTGGATCGCGCCGGATTCGCCGTCATCGCCCAGGGGCTGCGCCAGTGCGTCGAGGAGGGCAGCGACACTGTGGACGTCGCCACGATGGAAAAGCTCTTCCTGTCCCTCGCCTAG
- a CDS encoding branched-chain amino acid aminotransferase, which produces MLTFPTTPSGRLVADDERARILAAPGFGTHFTDHMAQATWTPGAGWHDDKVGAVEPFVLHPAAAVLHYAQEIFEGMKAYRRTDGSVWLFRPDRNAARFQSSARRLCLPELPAEDFVRSIEQLVRTDAAWVPEVRTEESLYIRPFMVATETFLGVRPAHEVAYRVIASPAEAYFKKKEGEAPGVRLWISGHYTRAARGGTGAAKCGGNYAASLAAQMEAAAHGCDQVLYLDPDGQSLEESGTMNICLVTADGELLTPGLGTILEGVTRDSVLAIAAEHGLTPVERTITLDELIAGARSGQVTEVFACGTAAVITPITHFASDTQSTDVGGGRAGEKTMAIRQHLLDVQLGRAEDTHGWCHQVC; this is translated from the coding sequence ATGCTGACCTTCCCGACCACCCCGAGCGGCCGTCTGGTGGCGGACGACGAGCGAGCCCGGATCCTGGCCGCGCCGGGCTTCGGCACCCACTTCACCGACCACATGGCGCAGGCGACGTGGACGCCGGGTGCCGGATGGCACGACGACAAGGTCGGCGCGGTGGAGCCCTTCGTGCTGCATCCTGCGGCCGCCGTCCTGCACTACGCGCAGGAGATCTTCGAGGGCATGAAGGCCTACCGCCGGACCGATGGCTCGGTGTGGCTGTTCCGCCCGGATCGCAACGCCGCCCGGTTCCAGTCCTCCGCGCGCCGGCTGTGTCTTCCCGAGCTGCCGGCGGAGGATTTCGTGCGGTCCATCGAGCAGCTGGTGCGCACGGATGCCGCGTGGGTTCCCGAGGTCCGGACCGAGGAGTCGCTGTACATCCGCCCGTTCATGGTCGCGACCGAGACCTTCCTCGGCGTCCGGCCGGCCCACGAGGTCGCCTACCGGGTGATCGCCTCGCCCGCCGAGGCCTACTTCAAGAAGAAGGAGGGTGAGGCTCCCGGCGTCCGCCTGTGGATCAGCGGGCATTACACGCGCGCCGCCCGAGGCGGCACGGGCGCGGCGAAGTGCGGCGGCAACTACGCCGCGAGCCTGGCCGCGCAGATGGAGGCCGCCGCGCACGGGTGCGACCAGGTGCTCTACCTCGATCCGGACGGGCAGTCGCTCGAGGAGTCCGGCACGATGAACATCTGCCTGGTGACCGCGGACGGCGAGCTGCTCACCCCCGGTCTCGGTACGATCCTGGAGGGCGTCACCCGTGACAGCGTGCTCGCGATCGCGGCTGAGCACGGGCTCACCCCGGTCGAGCGCACGATCACCCTCGACGAGCTGATCGCTGGTGCGCGCTCCGGCCAGGTCACCGAGGTCTTCGCCTGCGGAACGGCCGCGGTCATCACCCCCATCACCCACTTCGCCAGCGACACCCAGTCCACGGACGTCGGAGGCGGCCGCGCCGGCGAGAAGACGATGGCGATCCGCCAGCACCTGCTCGACGTGCAGCTGGGGCGGGCCGAGGACACGCATGGCTGGTGCCACCAGGTCTGCTAG
- a CDS encoding amidase, whose amino-acid sequence MDDVSYLSAAELSTAYAAGELSPVEATRGVLDRLHEVNDKINAFTAVLDDYALDHARQSEERWRAGSPLSPIDGVPTSIKDNVPMAGLPCRRGSLTTDPGPASENGPAVDRLLEAGAVLFGRTTLPDNACKGVTDSPLTGITRNPWNLQTTPGGSSGGASAALAAGIGPLALGSDGAGSIRIPASFAGVAGIKQTYGRVATLPGSPFEGMSHQGPMARTVADVGLMLQAIAHPDPRDGTSWPGPPIFDPDADITNLNGVRIAFTADFDLPFPMQQGVRQRVVAASDVFRSLGATVVDACPDLSGVMPALATLWHGGLAKVYAAVPESARDRFDPALVAMAQRGAGITAADYVAASGYKAELGRAMGEFHREHDLLVGPTMPLVAFEAGRLTPPGTPEDDWMTWSPYVAAFNMTQQPAASVPCGLSDGLPVGLQIIGRRNDDALVLRAAAAYEQAAGGFRALSDHGRRLAL is encoded by the coding sequence ATGGACGACGTCAGCTACCTGAGCGCAGCCGAGCTGAGCACGGCGTACGCCGCTGGCGAGCTCTCCCCCGTCGAGGCGACCCGGGGCGTCCTCGACCGCCTGCACGAGGTGAACGACAAGATCAACGCCTTCACTGCGGTCCTCGACGACTATGCGCTGGACCACGCCCGGCAGTCCGAGGAGCGCTGGCGCGCCGGGAGCCCGCTCAGCCCCATCGACGGCGTCCCGACCTCGATCAAGGACAACGTCCCGATGGCCGGTCTGCCGTGCCGCAGGGGATCGCTGACCACCGACCCTGGGCCGGCGTCCGAGAACGGTCCGGCGGTCGACCGACTGCTGGAGGCCGGGGCGGTGCTGTTCGGGCGGACGACGCTGCCGGACAACGCCTGCAAGGGCGTGACCGACAGCCCGCTCACCGGCATCACGCGCAACCCGTGGAACCTGCAGACCACCCCCGGCGGGTCCAGCGGAGGCGCATCAGCGGCACTGGCGGCCGGCATCGGACCGCTCGCGCTCGGTTCGGATGGCGCCGGGTCGATCCGGATCCCCGCCTCGTTCGCCGGCGTCGCGGGGATCAAGCAGACCTACGGCCGGGTCGCCACGCTGCCGGGCAGCCCCTTCGAGGGGATGTCACACCAAGGCCCGATGGCCCGCACGGTCGCCGACGTCGGTCTCATGCTGCAGGCGATCGCGCATCCCGACCCACGCGACGGCACCAGCTGGCCCGGCCCACCGATCTTCGATCCGGACGCCGACATCACCAACCTGAACGGCGTCCGGATCGCTTTCACCGCTGACTTCGACCTGCCGTTCCCGATGCAGCAGGGGGTGCGTCAGCGGGTCGTGGCGGCGTCCGACGTCTTCCGCTCGCTGGGCGCCACCGTCGTCGACGCCTGCCCAGATCTCTCTGGAGTGATGCCCGCCCTCGCCACGCTGTGGCACGGCGGGCTCGCCAAGGTGTACGCCGCTGTCCCGGAGTCCGCCCGCGACCGGTTCGACCCCGCCCTGGTCGCGATGGCGCAGCGTGGCGCCGGCATCACCGCAGCCGATTACGTCGCGGCGTCTGGCTACAAGGCCGAGCTCGGCCGCGCGATGGGCGAGTTCCACCGCGAGCACGACCTGCTCGTGGGGCCGACGATGCCGCTGGTCGCCTTCGAGGCTGGCCGGCTCACCCCGCCAGGCACGCCCGAGGACGACTGGATGACGTGGAGCCCCTATGTGGCCGCCTTCAACATGACCCAGCAGCCGGCGGCGTCCGTGCCGTGCGGGCTCTCGGACGGGCTGCCGGTAGGACTGCAGATCATCGGCCGGCGCAACGACGACGCGCTGGTACTGCGCGCGGCGGCGGCGTACGAGCAGGCGGCCGGCGGGTTCCGGGCGCTGTCCGACCACGGCCGCCGACTGGCGCTGTAA
- a CDS encoding transglutaminase family protein, whose translation MQRTVSAHVDAQIVDTTDLVLSIAVARGPDIAEESLSMTLEGQPLEFTEVVEADGTRLHVCRGIPTGQFVAEYQATVDGQARAAWHDDIAEFVYARPSRYCESDELFHSASALFGGLQGHDLVNAVREWVNQNVQYFSGWSRVTDGALETFLQRQGVCRDFAHLVVTLLRGLSVPTRFTSVYAPGLQPMDFHAVAEAYIDGQWWIVDAPGLAPRASMLRIATGRDAADTAFMTTMRGGVQMGDMTVTATVDPELPIEDPTALIPLL comes from the coding sequence ATGCAGCGAACCGTCTCCGCCCACGTCGACGCGCAGATCGTCGACACCACCGACCTCGTGCTGTCCATCGCCGTCGCACGCGGCCCGGACATCGCCGAGGAGAGTCTCTCGATGACCCTGGAGGGTCAGCCGCTGGAGTTCACCGAGGTGGTCGAGGCGGACGGCACGCGGCTGCACGTATGCCGCGGCATCCCCACCGGGCAGTTCGTCGCCGAGTACCAGGCGACGGTCGACGGGCAGGCGCGAGCGGCCTGGCATGACGACATCGCCGAGTTCGTCTACGCCCGCCCGAGCCGGTACTGCGAGTCCGACGAGCTCTTCCACAGCGCGTCCGCGCTGTTCGGGGGCCTGCAGGGGCACGACCTCGTCAACGCCGTCCGCGAGTGGGTGAACCAGAACGTGCAGTATTTCAGCGGCTGGTCGCGGGTGACCGACGGCGCGCTGGAGACCTTCCTGCAGCGGCAGGGCGTCTGCCGCGACTTCGCGCACCTGGTGGTCACGCTGCTGCGCGGGCTGTCGGTGCCGACCCGCTTCACCTCGGTCTACGCCCCCGGGCTGCAGCCGATGGACTTCCACGCCGTGGCTGAGGCCTACATCGACGGGCAGTGGTGGATCGTCGATGCCCCCGGGCTGGCGCCGCGCGCCAGCATGCTGCGGATCGCGACCGGGCGGGACGCCGCCGACACCGCGTTCATGACGACGATGCGCGGCGGTGTGCAGATGGGCGACATGACGGTCACCGCCACGGTCGATCCGGAGCTGCCCATCGAGGATCCAACGGCGCTCATCCCGCTGCTGTGA
- a CDS encoding cold-shock protein: MAQGTVKWFNAEKGFGFIAVDGGQDVFVHHSAIVMDGYRALDEGQRVEFEVTQSDKGPQADQVRVVG, from the coding sequence GTGGCACAAGGAACCGTGAAGTGGTTCAACGCGGAAAAGGGCTTCGGCTTCATTGCCGTCGACGGCGGCCAGGACGTCTTCGTTCATCACTCGGCCATCGTCATGGACGGCTACCGCGCGCTCGATGAGGGGCAGCGTGTGGAGTTCGAGGTGACACAGAGCGACAAGGGTCCGCAGGCGGACCAGGTTCGCGTCGTCGGCTGA
- a CDS encoding bifunctional o-acetylhomoserine/o-acetylserine sulfhydrylase, translating into MSTQPDNWAFETKQIHAGQSLDETGARALPIYQTTSYVFKDAEQAANRFALSELGPIYTRITNPTQAAVEDRIAALEGGVGALLLASGQSAETLAILNIAEAGDQIVASPSLYGGTYNLFKHTLPKMGIETIFVEDPTDPESWKSAITPKTKLLFGESIANPSGQILDIEAIGAIAHEAGVPFIVDNTIATPYVLNPLKHGADYVIHSATKYLGGHGTSIAGVIVDGGSFDYAQYPERFPNYNQPDPSYNGLVYARDLGVGSAFGANLSFILKARVQLLRDIGPAVSPFNAFLIAQGLETLSLRVERHLENTRKVAEFLEKHDQVLSVTWASLESSKYYDLAQKYTPKGAGAVLAFEIAGGIEAGKKFVDALQLHSHVANIGDVRSLVIHPASTTHSQLNEQELIAAGVTPGLVRLAVGIEGIDDIIADLETGFAAAK; encoded by the coding sequence ATGAGCACTCAGCCCGACAACTGGGCGTTCGAGACCAAGCAGATCCACGCGGGCCAGTCCCTCGACGAGACCGGCGCCCGGGCGCTGCCGATCTACCAGACGACCTCATACGTCTTCAAGGACGCCGAGCAGGCGGCCAACCGGTTCGCCCTCAGCGAGCTGGGCCCGATCTACACGCGCATCACGAATCCCACGCAGGCAGCCGTCGAAGACCGCATCGCCGCCCTGGAGGGCGGTGTCGGCGCCCTGCTGCTGGCCTCGGGCCAGTCGGCCGAGACGCTGGCGATCCTGAACATCGCCGAGGCGGGCGATCAGATCGTCGCCTCGCCGTCGCTGTACGGCGGCACCTACAACCTGTTCAAGCACACGCTGCCGAAGATGGGAATCGAGACGATCTTCGTCGAGGACCCGACCGATCCCGAGTCCTGGAAGTCGGCGATCACCCCGAAGACCAAGCTGTTGTTCGGCGAGTCGATCGCCAACCCGTCGGGCCAGATCCTCGACATCGAGGCGATCGGCGCGATCGCTCACGAGGCCGGCGTCCCGTTCATCGTCGACAACACGATCGCGACACCGTACGTGCTCAACCCGCTGAAGCACGGCGCGGACTACGTCATCCACTCGGCCACCAAGTACCTCGGTGGCCACGGCACGTCGATCGCCGGCGTCATCGTGGACGGCGGCTCGTTCGACTACGCGCAGTACCCCGAGCGCTTCCCGAACTACAACCAGCCCGACCCGTCCTACAACGGCCTGGTCTATGCCCGCGACCTCGGTGTCGGGTCGGCCTTCGGCGCCAACCTGTCCTTCATCCTCAAGGCCCGGGTGCAGCTGCTACGCGACATCGGTCCCGCGGTCTCGCCGTTCAACGCCTTCCTGATCGCGCAGGGCCTGGAGACCCTTAGCCTGCGCGTCGAGCGGCACCTGGAGAACACCCGCAAGGTCGCGGAGTTCCTCGAGAAGCACGACCAGGTCCTGAGCGTCACCTGGGCCTCGCTCGAGTCGTCGAAGTACTACGACCTCGCGCAGAAGTACACGCCCAAGGGCGCCGGCGCCGTCCTCGCGTTCGAGATCGCCGGCGGCATCGAGGCGGGCAAGAAGTTCGTCGACGCGCTCCAGCTGCACAGCCACGTGGCGAACATCGGCGACGTCCGCTCACTGGTGATCCACCCGGCCTCGACCACCCACAGCCAGCTCAACGAGCAGGAGCTGATCGCCGCCGGCGTCACCCCGGGCCTGGTCCGGCTGGCCGTCGGCATCGAGGGCATCGACGACATCATCGCCGACCTCGAGACCGGCTTCGCCGCCGCGAAGTAG
- a CDS encoding type IV toxin-antitoxin system AbiEi family antitoxin domain-containing protein codes for MQTSTLLATLTTTQYGVLTRKQAHQCGYSETDIDRWVAKGLIRTLWRGILTFNPEPDDAAGRNRELALAVSIIYGERVVVSHHSALLVAGLPTYGVDLELARLTRLNKGDSLLSPPVRISRTSASLPSYEIKGARVVTDAVAIAQVAAESGIEAAVVAGDAALRRKTVTIDELQQAAKLLGPRRSSTRAHQAIELLDARAESPGESLLRLIATRGGLALVPQFDVRTPSGTFVARVDFRVAGTPVLIEFDGRVKYQDQQALFAEKRREDAIRSLGWLVVRVVWDDLADPAALVARIREAVELHARRA; via the coding sequence ATGCAGACCTCCACGTTGCTCGCCACCCTGACCACCACGCAGTACGGCGTTCTCACCCGCAAGCAGGCGCACCAGTGCGGCTACTCGGAGACCGATATCGACCGGTGGGTGGCCAAGGGGCTGATCCGGACGCTGTGGCGCGGGATCCTCACCTTCAACCCCGAGCCGGACGACGCGGCCGGGCGCAATCGGGAGCTGGCGCTCGCCGTCTCGATCATCTACGGCGAGCGGGTCGTCGTCAGCCATCACTCCGCGCTGCTGGTTGCAGGTCTGCCGACGTACGGCGTCGACCTAGAGTTGGCGCGACTAACGCGGCTGAACAAGGGCGACTCGCTGCTGTCGCCACCAGTGCGGATCAGCCGGACGTCGGCCAGTCTCCCGTCCTACGAGATCAAGGGAGCACGCGTCGTGACCGATGCGGTCGCCATCGCGCAGGTCGCGGCCGAGTCGGGGATCGAAGCCGCGGTCGTCGCGGGTGATGCGGCGCTGCGGAGAAAGACCGTGACGATTGACGAGCTGCAGCAGGCCGCCAAGCTGCTCGGGCCGCGGCGCAGCTCCACCCGAGCTCATCAGGCGATCGAGCTGCTCGATGCCCGCGCCGAGTCGCCGGGAGAGAGCCTGCTGCGACTGATCGCGACGCGTGGCGGCCTGGCGCTGGTGCCGCAGTTCGACGTTCGGACGCCGTCCGGTACGTTCGTCGCCCGCGTCGACTTCCGGGTCGCCGGCACCCCGGTGCTGATCGAGTTCGACGGACGGGTGAAGTACCAGGACCAGCAGGCGCTGTTCGCCGAGAAGCGGCGCGAGGATGCGATCCGGTCGCTGGGCTGGCTGGTAGTCAGAGTGGTCTGGGACGACCTGGCCGACCCGGCCGCCCTCGTGGCGCGCATCCGCGAGGCGGTCGAGCTACACGCCAGGAGGGCATGA